The Pseudoliparis swirei isolate HS2019 ecotype Mariana Trench chromosome 19, NWPU_hadal_v1, whole genome shotgun sequence genomic sequence ATATTGTTGATGTCAATGACAATGCGCCAATTATAAACATTATGTCATTTTCTAGCCCTGTATCTGAGGATGCACGTCCTGGTACAACTGTTGCTATATTGAATATTAAAGATGCAGATTCTGAAAAAAATGGACAAATAATATGTTCTATTGATCGTAAACTTCCTTTTAGGATCGAATCATCTTTAACAAACTATTACAATTTAATCACAGATCAACATTTTGATAGAGAATCCGTCTcagaatataatataacaataacaacCACTGATTTGGGGTCTCCTCCACTTTTTGGCTCAACAAAGTTACACCTCAAAATCTCTGACGTAAACGACAACGCACCTATATTCAATAAAAACAGTTATTCTGCTCACATCACAGAGAATAATTCCCCTGGAACTTCCATATTTGCTGTCAGCGCACGAGACTCTGATTGGAATCAGAACGCGCGAGTATCGTATCTTTTAGAGGACACACAAGTCAGTGGGAGTCCAATCTCTAATTATGTGTCTTTAAACTCAGAAACTGGGGTTCTTAGCGCGGTTCGTTCTTTTGATTATGAACAAATTAAACAGCTTCAGCTGGTTGTCAAAGCGCAGGACGGAGGCTCCCCTCCACTCAGTAGCAACGTGACTGTGAAAGTACTGATCCAGGACCAGAACGACAACCCTCCTCAGGTGCTGTACCCAGTCCAGACTGGTGGCTCTCTGGTAGCTGAACTGGTGCCTCGCTCAGCAGATGTGGGCTATCTGGTCACTAAAGTGGTGGCTGTGGATGTGGACTCTGGACAGAATGCCTGGCTCTCCTATAAACTGCAGAAAGCCACAGACAGGGCGTTGTTTGAAGTGGGCTTACAGAATGGGGAAATAAGAACTATCCGCCAAGTCACTGATAAAGATGCTGTGAAACAAAGACTGACTGTTATCGTGGAGGACAACGGGCAGCCCTCTCGTTCAGCTACAGTCATTGTTAACGTGGCGGTGGCGGACAACTTCCCTGAAGTGCTGTCTGAGTTCACTGACTTTACACAAGACAAGGAGTACAACGACAACCTGACTTTCTACTTAGTGCTGGCTTTGGCTGTagtttccttcctcttcatcacgtgttTAGTGGTGATTATATCAGTGAAGATCTACAGGTGGAGACAGTCTCGCGTCATGTATCACTCCAACCTCCCTGTAATTCCGTATTATCCACCACGTTACTCAGACACTCTGGGGACAGGGACTCTCCAACACGTGTACAACTACGAGGTGTGCAGGACCACTGACTCCAGAAAGAGTGACTGTAAGATGGGCGGAGCCGGTGGTCAGAACGTGCTGATAATGGACCCCAGTTCTACAGGGACGATGCAGCGGATACAGAGTGAGAAGAACATCCTGGATGAACCAGACTCTCCTCTAGAGGTGAGTTAAGCATTTAGCTTCACTagtttgctctttttttcttctttttgtatttctttccaTTTAAAAAGCATAACACGCCAAGCAGTCaacttcagcaccatggacagcatCTTGGTCAGTGTCTCATTATATTGCTGTTTTCTTCAGTTTTAATGACTGCTCGTTTGCAAAGCATTGACTTATGTTGAAAGCCAGATATTTTGTATTGTAACTATATGTTATACTGCCTTAAAGCATTTTAGTAAAAGTCATACTACATTAATTATTTTCACACGTCCGGTGTCTGATTACCTTCCACATTTCTGATTGCGTTTGTACAACATTTCGTTTTGACAAGAAATGATGATGTCAATATGGTTACTGTCTGACATAAGggcaacacaaaaagaaaacaaatatatactcagaaaatgtatttatatatattttcttttttccccttcacaTTTCAGTAATGATCCCTCTTGctgcatgtttttctt encodes the following:
- the LOC130209885 gene encoding protocadherin gamma-A5-like; translation: MATVGSFRCAKWRLFDGLRCQIGLLVFLFHAVNMVGGQIRYSIPEEMKKGSVIGNVAQDLGLDLKRLRSGRARIVTGENIHYTELKTDKGILVVNERIDREQLCGDVTPCSFSFEVILENPMELHRITVEVLDINDHAPVFPNKDTPIRLEISESAAVGVQFPLQSAEDLDVGQNALQDYVLSTNEHFILKQHANPDGSKYVEMVLQKPLDRERHPHLSLKVIAVDGGTPQRSGTVNIDVTVLDANDNAPVFNQSVYKASVMENTTKGTSVITVNATDADSGLNGVIMYSLSKTKGNAVNIFSIDENTGTVSVSGQIDYEKDRKFEVRVEAKDQGGLTGSSKITLDIVDVNDNAPIINIMSFSSPVSEDARPGTTVAILNIKDADSEKNGQIICSIDRKLPFRIESSLTNYYNLITDQHFDRESVSEYNITITTTDLGSPPLFGSTKLHLKISDVNDNAPIFNKNSYSAHITENNSPGTSIFAVSARDSDWNQNARVSYLLEDTQVSGSPISNYVSLNSETGVLSAVRSFDYEQIKQLQLVVKAQDGGSPPLSSNVTVKVLIQDQNDNPPQVLYPVQTGGSLVAELVPRSADVGYLVTKVVAVDVDSGQNAWLSYKLQKATDRALFEVGLQNGEIRTIRQVTDKDAVKQRLTVIVEDNGQPSRSATVIVNVAVADNFPEVLSEFTDFTQDKEYNDNLTFYLVLALAVVSFLFITCLVVIISVKIYRWRQSRVMYHSNLPVIPYYPPRYSDTLGTGTLQHVYNYEVCRTTDSRKSDCKMGGAGGQNVLIMDPSSTGTMQRIQSEKNILDEPDSPLEVS